Proteins from a single region of Undibacterium sp. KW1:
- a CDS encoding protein-L-isoaspartate O-methyltransferase, with product MNIEKARFNMIEQQIRPWNVLNQEVLDMLIVVKREDYFPAEQKSLAFFDTELPLPDGSKAMTPKLEARILQELVLKKQENVLLIGAGTGYLAALLAYSARHVTVLESSKVLHALATANLQRNHVSNVDVVLADAFSDKNTGSYDAIVIAGGLEQLPEHLQQQLNVGGRLLAFVGQLPTLTAKLLTRTSASAVGTQNLFETVVEPAAGAKPVSHFSL from the coding sequence ATGAATATCGAAAAAGCACGCTTCAACATGATAGAGCAACAAATCCGCCCCTGGAATGTGTTGAACCAGGAAGTACTGGATATGCTGATTGTGGTCAAACGCGAAGATTATTTCCCGGCGGAACAAAAAAGCCTGGCATTTTTTGATACTGAATTGCCTTTGCCGGATGGTAGCAAAGCCATGACGCCCAAGCTGGAAGCGCGCATTTTGCAGGAACTGGTGCTCAAGAAGCAGGAAAACGTCTTGCTGATTGGCGCAGGCACAGGTTATCTGGCCGCATTGCTGGCTTACTCTGCCCGCCATGTGACCGTGCTGGAATCATCCAAGGTCTTGCATGCACTGGCGACAGCTAATCTGCAACGCAATCATGTCAGCAATGTTGATGTGGTTCTGGCTGATGCCTTCAGCGACAAGAACACCGGCAGCTATGATGCCATCGTTATCGCTGGTGGACTCGAGCAATTGCCTGAACATCTGCAACAGCAATTGAATGTTGGTGGCCGCTTGCTGGCTTTCGTTGGTCAGTTGCCGACGCTGACAGCGAAATTGCTGACCCGTACTTCAGCGTCTGCAGTGGGCACGCAAAACCTGTTTGAAACTGTGGTGGAGCCTGCAGCAGGTGCCAAGCCGGTTTCGCATTTCAGCCTTTAA
- a CDS encoding rhodanese-like domain-containing protein: MQNITATELAQWLNDSSRKAPVLLDVREPWEHETCHIPGVQLMPMQTVPARFQELEPDDVIVCICHHGGRSMQVANFLERQGFTQTINLTGGVHAWAQQVDTGMPTY, translated from the coding sequence ATGCAAAACATTACCGCAACGGAGCTGGCGCAATGGTTAAACGATAGTAGTAGAAAAGCCCCGGTTTTACTCGATGTACGGGAACCTTGGGAGCATGAGACTTGTCATATCCCGGGTGTGCAACTGATGCCCATGCAGACAGTACCAGCCCGTTTTCAAGAACTGGAACCGGATGATGTGATTGTCTGCATCTGCCATCACGGCGGGCGCAGTATGCAGGTAGCAAATTTTTTAGAGCGTCAGGGTTTTACCCAAACAATTAATCTGACTGGTGGTGTGCATGCATGGGCACAACAAGTCGATACGGGTATGCCCACTTATTAA
- a CDS encoding TolC family outer membrane protein — protein sequence MRNPILATLLASAFLTLNANAGDLLQVYKDALANDAQYASARASLTAGQEKPVQGRAGLLPGIALKGSDTKSSTEAEVDAVSGSRTLKGVTNTWTLALSQPLFNWGNWQQYEQSKLSLLVSEAQFAQAKQDLILRVAQAYFDVLAAQDTLETLRAQKSAISEQLASAKRNFEVGTSTITDTHEAQARYDLVTAQEFAGQSDLQVKRAALQQIIAKDAGELATLKVGVKLSEPQPALIDDWVSSAEKQNFSVVASQVAVEIAKREIQRNRAGHYPTVDLVASTGRTSNAGAGNPNGAGVVKPTTIGVQWNIPIFSGFSVDSRVKEAIALEDKSRSDYENARRTAAQGARQAFVGVSSGLAQVKAYEAAEVSSQSALDSNKLGYQVGVRINIDVLNAQQQLYTTRQTLAKARYDTILNGLRLKSAAGTLKEDDLAEVNTLLQH from the coding sequence ATGCGTAATCCTATTCTTGCCACACTGCTGGCCTCAGCTTTCCTGACCTTGAATGCAAATGCAGGTGATTTGCTGCAAGTCTATAAGGATGCTCTGGCAAATGATGCGCAGTACGCAAGTGCCCGTGCCAGCCTGACTGCAGGTCAGGAAAAACCTGTGCAAGGCCGCGCAGGTCTGTTGCCCGGTATCGCTCTGAAAGGAAGTGACACCAAGTCCAGTACCGAGGCCGAAGTCGATGCGGTATCAGGTTCGCGCACTTTGAAAGGCGTGACCAATACCTGGACCCTGGCTTTATCCCAACCTTTGTTCAACTGGGGTAACTGGCAGCAATATGAACAAAGCAAATTGTCGCTGCTGGTCAGTGAAGCACAGTTTGCGCAAGCTAAACAAGATCTGATCCTGCGTGTGGCCCAGGCTTATTTTGATGTGCTGGCAGCGCAGGATACGCTGGAAACCTTGCGCGCTCAAAAGAGTGCCATCTCCGAGCAACTGGCTTCTGCCAAGCGTAATTTTGAAGTGGGTACGTCAACGATTACTGATACCCATGAAGCGCAGGCACGTTATGACCTGGTGACCGCGCAGGAATTTGCCGGTCAGAGTGATTTGCAAGTCAAGCGCGCAGCTCTGCAGCAAATTATCGCCAAGGATGCCGGTGAACTGGCAACCCTGAAAGTCGGTGTCAAACTCAGTGAGCCCCAGCCAGCATTGATTGATGACTGGGTTTCCTCCGCAGAAAAGCAAAATTTTAGCGTCGTCGCTTCACAAGTGGCAGTTGAAATAGCCAAGCGCGAGATACAGAGAAACCGTGCAGGTCACTACCCTACCGTTGATCTGGTTGCCAGTACTGGACGTACCTCGAATGCGGGTGCTGGCAATCCGAATGGCGCAGGTGTGGTCAAGCCAACGACCATAGGTGTACAGTGGAATATTCCTATTTTCTCTGGTTTTTCTGTCGATAGCCGCGTCAAGGAAGCGATTGCGCTGGAAGATAAATCACGCAGTGACTATGAAAATGCCCGCCGTACTGCAGCGCAGGGTGCACGTCAGGCATTTGTCGGCGTCAGCTCTGGCCTGGCTCAGGTAAAGGCCTATGAAGCGGCTGAAGTCTCCAGCCAGTCCGCACTGGATTCCAACAAGCTTGGTTATCAGGTTGGTGTGCGTATCAATATCGACGTATTGAATGCACAGCAGCAGTTGTACACCACGCGTCAGACCCTGGCGAAAGCGCGCTACGACACTATCCTGAATGGCCTGCGCTTGAAATCAGCAGCAGGCACCTTGAAAGAAGATGATCTGGCCGAAGTGAATACCTTGTTGCAGCACTAA